The Caretta caretta isolate rCarCar2 chromosome 5, rCarCar1.hap1, whole genome shotgun sequence genome contains a region encoding:
- the C9orf72 gene encoding guanine nucleotide exchange factor C9orf72 homolog isoform X1, with amino-acid sequence MSTLCPPPSPAVAKTEISLNGDSPLLAATFAYWDNILGPRVRHIWAPKTEQMLLSDGEITFLANHTLNGEILRNAESGAIDVKFFVLAEKGVIIVSLIFDGNWNGDRSTYGLSIILPQSELGFYLPLHRVCVDRLTNIIRKGRIWMHKERQEHFQKIVLESTERMEDQGQSIIPMLTGEVIPVMELLSSMKSHSVPEKIDISDTVLNDDDIGDSCHEGFLLNAISSHLQTCGCSVVVGSSAEKVNKIVRTLCLFLIPSERKCSRLCRNESSFKYESGLFVQGLLKDATGSFVLPYRQVMYAPYPTTHIDVDVNTVKQMPPCHEHIYNQRRYMRSELAAFWRANSDEEMAQDISIHTDESFTPDLNVFQDVLHRDTLVKAFLEQVFHLKPGLSLRSTFLAQFLLVLHRKALTLIKYIEDDTQKGKKPFKSLRSLKIDLDLTAEGDLNIIMALAEKIKPGLHSFIFGRPFYTSVQERDVLMTF; translated from the exons ATGTCAACTCTCTGTCCACCTCCTTCTCCTGCAGTTGCCAAGACAGAGATCTCATTGAATGGGGACTCACCATTACTAGCTGCTACTTTTGCCTACTGGGACAATATTCTTGGACCTAGAGTCAGACACATCTGGGCCCCAAAGACAGAACAGATgcttctcagtgatggagaaatAACTTTTCTTGCAAATCACACATTGAATGGGGAAATTCTTAGGAATGCAGAGAGTGGAGCAATAGATGTGAAGTTTTTTGTCTTGGCAGAAAAAGGAGTAATTATTGTGTCATTAATCTTTGATGGAAACTGGAATGGGGACAGAAGTACTTATGGACTATCAATTATACTTCCACAAAGTGAACTTGGCTTCTATCTTCCTCTTCACAGAGTGTGTGTTGATAGGTTAACAAATATTATAAGGAAAGGAAGAATATGGATGCATAAG GAGAGGCAAGAACATTTCCAGAAGATTGTCTTGGAAAGCACGGAGAGAATGGAGGATCAG GGCCAAAGCATCATTCCAATGCTGACAGGAGAAGTTATTCCTGTAATGGAACTTCTTTCATCTATGAAATCCCACAGTGTTCCAGAAAAAATAGAT ATAAGTGACACAGTGTTAAATGATGATGACATTGGGGACAGTTGCCATGAAGGTTTTCTCCTCAA TGCCATCAGTTCACACCTACAGACTTGTGGTTGCTCTGTGGTTGTAGGTAGCAGTGCAGAGAAAGTTAATAAG ATAGTGAGGACATTGTGTCTGTTTCTTATTCCATCAGAACGGAAGTGTTCCAGACTCTGTAGAAATGAATCTTCCTTCAAATATGAATCAGGACTCTTTGTACAAGGATTGCTCAAG GATGCAACTGGAAGCTTTGTGTTGCCCTACCGTCAAGTAATGTATGCTCCATATCCTACTACACATATAGATGTGGATGTCAACACAGTGAAGCAGATGCCTCCTTGCCATGAACATATCTATAACCAACGGCGATACATGAGGTCCGAGCTGGCAGCGTTTTGGAGAGCCAATTCAGATGAAGAGATGGCTCAGGATATCTCTATCCACACAGATGAAAGCTTCACTCCTGATTT GAATGTTTTTCAAGATGTCCTGCATCGTGATACGTTAGTAAAAGCCTTCCTGGAGCAG GTCTTTCATTTGAAACCTGGCTTGTCTCTGAGGAGTACTTTCCTTGCCCAGTTTCTGCTAGTCCTTCATAGAAAAGCCTTAACTCTCATTAAGTACATAGAGGATGATAC GCAGAaaggaaaaaagccttttaagtcTCTCCGTAGCTTAAAAATAGACCTTGACTTAACAGCAGAGGGCGATCTTAACATAATAATGGCTTTAGCTGAGAAGATCAAACCTGGTCTACATTCCTTTATCTTTGGGAGACCCTTCTACACTAGTGTACAAGAACGTGATGTACTAATGACATTTTAA
- the C9orf72 gene encoding guanine nucleotide exchange factor C9orf72 homolog isoform X2: MSTLCPPPSPAVAKTEISLNGDSPLLAATFAYWDNILGPRVRHIWAPKTEQMLLSDGEITFLANHTLNGEILRNAESGAIDVKFFVLAEKGVIIVSLIFDGNWNGDRSTYGLSIILPQSELGFYLPLHRVCVDRLTNIIRKGRIWMHKERQEHFQKIVLESTERMEDQGQSIIPMLTGEVIPVMELLSSMKSHSVPEKIDISDTVLNDDDIGDSCHEGFLLNAISSHLQTCGCSVVVGSSAEKVNKIVRTLCLFLIPSERKCSRLCRNESSFKYESGLFVQGLLKMWMSTQ, encoded by the exons ATGTCAACTCTCTGTCCACCTCCTTCTCCTGCAGTTGCCAAGACAGAGATCTCATTGAATGGGGACTCACCATTACTAGCTGCTACTTTTGCCTACTGGGACAATATTCTTGGACCTAGAGTCAGACACATCTGGGCCCCAAAGACAGAACAGATgcttctcagtgatggagaaatAACTTTTCTTGCAAATCACACATTGAATGGGGAAATTCTTAGGAATGCAGAGAGTGGAGCAATAGATGTGAAGTTTTTTGTCTTGGCAGAAAAAGGAGTAATTATTGTGTCATTAATCTTTGATGGAAACTGGAATGGGGACAGAAGTACTTATGGACTATCAATTATACTTCCACAAAGTGAACTTGGCTTCTATCTTCCTCTTCACAGAGTGTGTGTTGATAGGTTAACAAATATTATAAGGAAAGGAAGAATATGGATGCATAAG GAGAGGCAAGAACATTTCCAGAAGATTGTCTTGGAAAGCACGGAGAGAATGGAGGATCAG GGCCAAAGCATCATTCCAATGCTGACAGGAGAAGTTATTCCTGTAATGGAACTTCTTTCATCTATGAAATCCCACAGTGTTCCAGAAAAAATAGAT ATAAGTGACACAGTGTTAAATGATGATGACATTGGGGACAGTTGCCATGAAGGTTTTCTCCTCAA TGCCATCAGTTCACACCTACAGACTTGTGGTTGCTCTGTGGTTGTAGGTAGCAGTGCAGAGAAAGTTAATAAG ATAGTGAGGACATTGTGTCTGTTTCTTATTCCATCAGAACGGAAGTGTTCCAGACTCTGTAGAAATGAATCTTCCTTCAAATATGAATCAGGACTCTTTGTACAAGGATTGCTCAAG ATGTGGATGTCAACACAGTGA